The following proteins are encoded in a genomic region of Phragmites australis chromosome 9, lpPhrAust1.1, whole genome shotgun sequence:
- the LOC133929837 gene encoding uncharacterized protein LOC133929837 — translation MPPAPNGGEAVTPPSKPQSPLRITHDGEFYARLLTRESSLGIPSFRYYGAGSGAVPFVWELQPGTPKDAYSSGMLATGAVAPVITPPPSYHLRGAPHGHSARRHGKAGRSGGGGRSKYCGYKLSKWIKIGFIATVFRRLAFGKSRSLSSAASVKSSSSTRWLFSGSNVAEARDQEYCYEPAAPTKGMLCLGVRPSPWVQFWGGGRREPAGWVHG, via the coding sequence ATGCCTCCCGCTCCCAACGGCGGCGAGGCGGTGACGCCGCCCAGCAAGCCGCAGAGCCCGCTCCGCATCACGCACGACGGCGAGTTCTACGCGCGGCTGCTCACTAGGGAGAGCTCGCTCGGGATCCCGTCCTTCCGCTACTACGGCGCGGGATCCGGCGCCGTGCCATTCGTCTGGGAGTTGCAGCCAGGCACGCCCAAGGACGCCTACTCCTCCGGGATGCTGGCGACCGGCGCCGTCGCCCCGGTCATCACCCCGCCGCCCTCCTACCACCTACGCGGCGCGCCGCACGGCCACAGCGCCCGGCGCCACGGCAAGGCCggtcgaagcggcggcggcggcaggagcaAGTACTGCGGCTACAAGCTCAGCAAGTGGATCAAGATCGGCTTCATCGCCACCGTCTTCCGCCGCCTCGCCTTCGGCAAGTCCAGGTCTTTATCGTCGGCggcgtcagtgaagtcctcgtCATCCACCCGCTGGCTCTTCTCCGGCTCCAACGTGGCCGAAGCCCGCGACCAGGAGTACTGCTACGAGCCTGCGGCGCCGACGAAGGGAATGCTGTGCCTCGGCGTCAGGCCAAGCCCGTGGGTGCAGTTCTGGGGCGGCGGCCGGAGGGAGCCGGCCGGCTGGGTGCACGGCTAG